CCTAGCCACCCTTGCCCCAGGCCCTCCCTGTCCCCTCTGACATGCCCTCCCCCACTGCAGCCTCTCTGCCTCTGCCATGTACCAGAGGCAGGTTGCAGCCCGGGATGCTGGGGAAGTCGTGATGCTCCATGTGGTAGCCCGCATTGAAGGTGATCCAGTTGAGGGGCCCGTAGTAGGAGTAGGTCTCATAGCCCTTGAGGAACATGTAGTGCTCGGCCACAAAGTGGCCCGAGATGGGGTGcaggcccaggcccagcagcGAGCTGGCCAGCAGGTAGGCCAGGGGCTTGAACCCCCAGAGGGCACAGAGGGTGACATTGGCTGCCAGCTGCACCAGGGTGTTGAGCACCTCCATGCGGGTTGGGGCCTTGGGGTGCACGCAGAGGGGCCGCAGTGAGTAGAAGAGGGGCTGGAGGACCAGCCAGAGCAGCTTGCGGGCCGGTGTGCAGAAGAACCAGCCCTCGAAGCGTGTGGGCACGTCCACGTCCAGCCTGTCGCCGCCCAGATAGCGATGGTGGTCCACGTGGTACTTCTTGAAGGAGGCAGCATAAGGCAGGCCCACGGGCAGGTTGGCGAAGATGGCGAACCAGCGGTTGTGGGAGGGGCGGCCTGAGCCGAAGGCGGTGTTGTGCGAGATGTCGTGGATGGCCAGCGTGAGCGAGTGGTTCATGCAGCCGCCAAGGGCGTAGGCCCAGAAGAGAAGCCAGCGCCAGGCCAGCCCACGCACCATGTAGCAGGCCAGCAACTGCAGCAGCACCAGCCCCAGCACCAGCCACTTGAGCTGCGGGTCGGGTTGCATCAGCGTCTTGATGGCCGGGTACTTGGCTACGGGAAAGGCAAGGTGCCCTCGTGAGGCCGTGGTCCCATTGCACACCCACTGGCCCAGCcagccttcttccctccctccttcctcccttcctttcttccctccttttttcctctcttctttcctccctcccttccctccttccttcttcccttctctcctcccttcctcccttctttccctctATCATTCCTTCTTCCTATCCCCCTacctcccatcccccacccctccatccTTCATCATTCTCTCTTACcaccctttccttctccctccctccctccctccctcctttccctacctacttccttccttccttcagtccTCCGAGCCCCAGGCAGTGCTGCAGAGGTCAGCCTGGACCTGCCCAGCATCCCCACTGCCCTCGTGGATCTCCGGTGCAGACCAAACCTCCACTCCCAGACCCAGGCCTGCACGTTGGCACGAGGACAAGCCAGGGTCCTGGGGAGGGGTCCAGGGAACGCCCAGAGGAGGGGTATCTGCTGCCAGGCTAACTAAAGAGCAGGTGCCACCACGTGCCAGTGACATAATGTGGGGATTAGACGCTGCAGCAGGTGCCTGGGCAGACCCTCACGCCAGTGCTGGGCCTTCTCAAGGCAGCGACATCACTGCCCAGGTGTGAGGATGGGGAGTGGACGTGCCCTGGATGCACCATGGACCTGGAGGAGTCTGCAGGGACAGCCAGGGGAGGTGACCACAGGGGACTCCAGCTTGGTTTCCAGCATTTTAGTGCTCAGAACAAACAAGAGCTGAAGGAAACATAGTAAAACTTCAAACATGTTTATTTGGGGTGGTAGATGCTTGTTATGTatcttttgtacttttctgtattttgttttacagaaaagggaaaaacgGTGTGAGAGGGGATTGCCCAAGGGATGGGGCTGGGTGAGTGGGAAGGGGGACTCTCCAGGCCAAAGGCAGGATCCAGAGGGGAAAAGACAAGAAGACAGGGTGAGGCTAGGCCCCTGAGAGAGGAGGGGAGGcggggagggagagagggcatTGGGAGCAGGGCAGTAGTATAGTAGCTGTGCCTTCTAGAAACTTCCATGGCTGCTCAGTGGGAATGGGGCTGGCAGTTGAGGAGGCTAGTGCTGCGTCCAGGGGTAAGGAGGAACCAGTGAGGGGTCTCAGTCATCATATGTGACAGACACCCTCTCGAGCCCACTCTGTCCCTAGAGCCAGTGGTCTCCTATACAGACAGGAAATGGAGGTCATGCAGGGCAGGGCTCTTCCTAAAGCACCCTTAAGTCAATCAGTACCAGCCACCAGGGCGCCCAGTGTCCACTGCTCCCACCCAGCAAgccctccctccagccacccaGATACCCTCCAGCCTCTTGCCCTCCTAGGAGGAATGAATGCCAGGATTCAGTTGCCCAAGGTCAAGTCCCACCCCAGGCCTTTCTGGGCCCCCCAGGAAGTTGCTCTCCTCAGGCACAGGTGCAGAGAATTGGGAAATTGACCACTCAGCTGGCCAAAGCCCCCATAGGTTAGGACCCTACCCTCCTCACAACCCAGAGGAGGCCATCCGTGGCCCCATTGCAGATGAGGACCCCAAAGCTCAGGGCAGGGCGGGGCCCGACACCCATGCCCTATCCAAGAAAATGCTCCAAGAAGATGGAGACACCCCCTGCAAGAGGCCAGTTGCATTTCCCCAGGGACCGAAGACAAAGCCATGTGTCTGATAAACTGGTCAGGTGCCCACTTGCCAGGCCATACAGCTACAGCCCCTGCCCTAACCCCTTCCCTGCCTGATGGACCCCAGCATCAGCCCTGGGGACATGGTAGGCCTGCCCTAGGCACTACTGTGAAGCAAGCTGTGGCAGAACACCTGCCCAAGCTGCCCAGCAGTGGACAGGCTGCTCAGAGGTGGGGAGCTACCTGCACCTGCGAGTACGCAAAACACAGCACAAAGCCCTCTCCAAAGGGATTCTGCCCCAGTCAGCAGAGGAGACTTGGGCCTAGCACCCTCCTGCCCGAGCCACAAGCCAGAGTCTTGGGGTCAGCTGGAACCTGCTAGAAGCTGTCATCCTTGCCCtttctgggactcagtttccccatgtgaGATGGTGAGAGTCTGGTGGGCCTCCCAGGGGGTGTGGCCCCACTGGGCAAGGAAACTGGGTGGTCCTGGCCCCCATCTGCTGAGAGATGCCTGGCAGGAAGTCAGGAATCCCACATCCTATAACCACAGGCCTCGTCTGACCAGGAAGCCCATGGAATTCCCCAAACCTTGAAGGCCAACCCTGCATGCGTGGAGCCCAAGTttgacccccccacccctccgCTGCCTGCATACCAGGCCCAACCAGCCTCAGCCCCTCTTGCAGCTACAGTAGTTTTGGCTCCAAACCAAGCAAGCAGCAACACGCCCCTCAAAGACCCTAAGGACACCCTCCTGGGGCCCAATGTCCACACCCACATCTTGGGCAATGTTGGGTCTGAACCCCACAGTAACAAGTGCAGGGGGGCTGAGCCCAATACACCCCACTGGTCACCTCCCTGCAGGCTGAGGCCGCGTCAAGCCTGAGttagcccccacccccaggcatcCAAGCTCTGCAAAACCGTGGGGACCCTGTATCCCAGAAGCCCTCTCCCTGGAAGCCAGCCACAGAAACCACCCTGTTAGATCCACAAGGGTGCAGGCCACGGCGTGTGTCAAAGCAGAACTTCAGAAGGAACATGGAAGCGCAGTAATGGGGTAACAAGCCCTCAGGGTCTGGACTCCGGGGGTGCCTGCTCACAGCGGGCTGCAGGTACAGGCTAGCAGGTCGCCTCCTGGCTCCAGGCAGGTTACCCTGCCCCCAGGCTCCCCTCGGAGCAGTCAAGGGAGTCACAGGAAACTTTGTGAAGAAGCTCGGGCTGCAGTGGGCTCCGGTGAGGATTAAATCCAGCTGGCTGTACTGGCAAGGGTTAAAAAGCAGCTTTTAAAGGTGCCacctggggtgggccacggtggctcaacaggcagagttctcacctgccatgccagagacccgggttagatccccggtgcctgcccatgcaaggaaaaaaaaataaaaatgtaccacCTGCCACTTAGATGTGTTTCCAAGGACTGGGAGGTGTGAAAGACCCCCAGTGGACTGTCAGGGGGCAAGTCAGGCGGCCAATCATTCCCCCCACCCACTATGCTCAGCCATCCCAGGC
This genomic stretch from Tamandua tetradactyla isolate mTamTet1 chromosome 12, mTamTet1.pri, whole genome shotgun sequence harbors:
- the DEGS2 gene encoding sphingolipid delta(4)-desaturase/C4-monooxygenase DES2, whose translation is MRPRPRAPILTRSARAAAAGGAESGSTAVPPPPRAESCSPSLAMGNSAGRSDFEWVYTDQPHTQRRKEMLAKYPAIKTLMQPDPQLKWLVLGLVLLQLLACYMVRGLAWRWLLFWAYALGGCMNHSLTLAIHDISHNTAFGSGRPSHNRWFAIFANLPVGLPYAASFKKYHVDHHRYLGGDRLDVDVPTRFEGWFFCTPARKLLWLVLQPLFYSLRPLCVHPKAPTRMEVLNTLVQLAANVTLCALWGFKPLAYLLASSLLGLGLHPISGHFVAEHYMFLKGYETYSYYGPLNWITFNAGYHMEHHDFPSIPGCNLPLVRKIAPEYYDHLPQHHSWVKVLWDFVFEDSLGPYARVKRVYQLAKVHS